The nucleotide window CATCctcattcttcttttgttcctcttcaaaatccaaaattcgTCACTTCCTTGGAGCAGCCGAGGACTCAAATTTCGGAAGCTCAAATGAGAAACCTTCCTTCATAAAAGTTGTTCATTTATGTGATTCCTATAACATTCTCCAATTGCAGCTCAATCCGACTAGCACAGGCTCCAAAAAGTTGGTATGATCACAGTATGTTTACTATTTTCTGATTTCGCAATAGTATTCTCAGTTTTAATATGTTTCTATGATTTTCTGTACTCAAATGACTTTGGTTCCTTCATCAAAGTTGTTCGCAATTCtgtctattataacatatcaaaATTTTAGGTTGATTGGACTTCTATAGCCACCTTGGGAATATTTAGAGTGGAACTTGTTTATAGTCTTCGACCCTAATTCCTTCCCTCAGTTTCAGTCCAGAACACTCATTTTGAAACTCAAAACACAATGATTTCTTCCTAATAGTTACTCCAAATTCTCCTctttataacatatccaaaggtTAGCAAAACGCAACCATTATAACTTTGATAATTGGCATGAACAAAACTTGTTCATTGATTATATTGAATTTCTTGTTATAGATATGTACTTTCTCTCAAATGGCTTGTTACTTGTCATTCAATTGATCAAATTAGCCATTATCAGCTCAAGTAAATGATTCTTTGAAGGTATGAAGCTCATTTTCTTATTGTCTCTTTGAGTACTAGTTGTAAATCAAGTATTGGTTAGATTGCCTCAATGACATATATCTCTTTCGAATTGTGTTTTTGTGAAGTTCTAAATTATTTCGATGTGATTTTGTTCCAATTTCATTATGGGATTTTGTTACATCAAAATGGATATCTCAAGGGTTTATTTCAAAGTTGGTTTTGTgtcatttgaatttaaattgatttttttgtgaaatttcaaAGTAGAGACTATGGTGCTGGAATTGTTCTGATTCTGCTGCATGCCCTGTTTTGAATATGTGTTTGAAAACTTCCTAAATTTGGATTGTCATGAAATTTTAGTATGTTTTACTTTCACGTATTTTCTTCAAATCTGGAAAGTTTTATCCAGTTTGGttataaattgaaattttggtgagttttcaaAATAAAGTGTACAAAcctagggaaaaaaaaaggacaaactACATAAAACCCCTTAAACTATAGCATCATTTACGAGTTCATACTCGATTTTGGGGACATTTTCCAGTATATACTTAACATCACGAAAACTCTACAATTTACTCCCTCCGTTAGTTAATCTGTTAAATGCTGATGTGGCATTTGTGGgacctattttttaattaatgtggactccacataagaaataaaattaataaaataaaataaaataaccaattaaaaatctaaaaacccaaaacaaaaaaaacattttctcCGATATCCCCTCCCTTCTAGCCTAAACTCCAACCCACCCTCCCCACAACTCCGatccaacaaaaccaaaccaaccctCCCTTTGTCTTCTTGGAACTCTAGCCgccctttctctctttcttccctTCCCCGAGCCACCCTCCCGGCACACCACAACCTAGATCCCTGGACACATGATctgggtttgtttttgttgggtaTATTTGAATCGGGTTGGCTTGATTTTCGGCGCTCCTATGGGCTTCAGGCTATTAATCTGTGTGtgtctgagagagagagagagagagaggtggttGGGGAAGGGAGGCTGGATTTCAAACAACCCAGATTTGAAGTTGGTTGTCGAGGTTGGGGTGGGatgggtttgtttatttttaatttttgaatatGATAACCGgccaaataaaataacattgcAAATGATCAAACAATAATACAAACCAAAATCAACATTAAAATCCTGGAtcataaaatcaaatttgggAAATTGTCTACTATATGAAATTATCGATGTTCAAGCTACAGCCTTGAGTGGGaatagaaatgaaaatggGAAGCTTCAAGACTTCGTTCTCTGTGATGTCACCCCTCTGTCACTTGGCATAGTGAATGGCAAAGAAGGTTCCATGGGAGTTTTTATTCTCAGAAACTCTGGAATTCCCATCATAGTGAATCatatctccaccaccatctttgATAACCAATGTAGCGGCAGAGTCGCCATTTATGAAGGTGAGAGTGCAACGACTGCGGATAATTACTTTTTGGGCGAACTCATCTTGGATAACTTTCCTCCATGTCCCCAAGGTGTTGCTAGAGCcaatatttccttttatattGATGACAATGGTATCTTCAATGTCTCCGCTGAAGAAAATTCCACCGGTCAGAGGAAAATGATTATAATTAACAGTGATGGAAGAAAGGGGAGATATCGGAGGAGATGGGTTTGGTGGGCATGGGGAGATATTGAAGAAGGTGACGAGGGTTTGGTGGTCTTCTTGGTTTTGCTGGATCAGAGCTGTGGGGAGGGAAGGTGGGGGGTTGGAGTTAGGCTGAAAGGCAGGGTATATCAGAgcagatgagtttttttttttttttttttttttaaatacattttttttaaaaaaaaattattgttatttatttatttatttcttatgtggAGTCCAcgtcaattaaaaaatgggTCTCACAAATGCCACATCAGTATTTAACAGATTAACCGGTTTTGCTAACGGATGGGGTAAATTGTAGGGTTTCTATGACGTTGAGTATGTACTAGTAAATGTCCCCAAAATCGGGTATGAACTCGTAAATGACCCTATAGTTTAGGGGTTTTTATGTAGTTTATccacacataaaaaaaaaaaaaaaaaatagaacattCTGCAGCCTAGCCTATTTTGGCTTCTATGTTGACATGCTTCCTTAACCCTACtttttatcaaattttgacatttttaatgtttctATGTCTAGTTGTGATCTGGAAAgttttacattattttgatttaaactCAATATTTAGTGAATTTTCAAAGTTAACGTGTTCCAACCTAAATGTTTAGCAAAActgaagtttttgttttaaattttctttataagTCTAGAGCCAAACCACctgattttaaattttgttttaaatttatgtttttccTTGACGCTTGGTTCTATGCTTGCTTGGACGTGAGGTTCAGGGAGTAATGTTATCGAGTGTATTATGGGGTTTTATGTCTAAGTGCGCTAGTAGGACACTCAAACGTGTTTCCTTATTTTCAGTGAATTTTAATcagtaaattattttaattaggtGTTCTACTATGCATACTTTCAAGGACGAACCCGCACAAGGTTAAGCTAGTTGGACACGAGGTAGGGTTTCTCGATTCGCGATGATTGGGCTATATCACTTTTAATCTTGGTGCTAATATATAGTgctaaaaatatgaatattattgttgCTTTGCTCGGTGAATATTATTTGACGTCTCTTCATGGATATTATTTAACGTTGGGTGAATTATTATTCATGTGATTAAATCTgaaatattattgttattatttgtattattattcaGCAGAGATAAATTATGTTTGCGTTGCATTACATATACATCATAAATACAGTGATGttgagagtgtgtgtgtgtcgtTTGACATATATCTAAGGATATCTGAGTAAAAAAATGTGGAATATATTCAGGTGACGGGAGCAGGGCTTGAATATATTAGGTTGATGGGAGCAAGGCCTCTaatgaaaagtgaaagttgATAAATTcgtgaaccaaaaaaaactgGGTTAAAGAACGGATGGGCgctatttcatattttagggTATTCGGAGCCGCAGTGGTAAAACACATGTTATGGGACATGCAAGCTTGTTGCCCTAAGGTATGAATTagtggaattataagggaatGAGTTCATGGCATCACTGCAtatgcaaatttatttatctagTATGGAAGTATAATTTCTATATCTTGTATTGTTTGATGCATGATACTTTTATTAACTATGATAGTTGACCTTAAGGGGTTTGACGGTACTCTACTGGGCATTAGAATGCTCATACCCTAATAGATTGCGCatgattaaagaaaaattttgATAAAGCGAGTTTCAACTAAGTTGCTGggcttttgttgttgatttaTGTAATTAATAATTGTAAGTAATCAACCGTTTGATAAAAATCTTAGTGTGTATCTACTGTGACTCTGATTTTGTGttgttaattaaatttgtattatttatGGCTCTATCTCTCTTCATATTATGGttatagaattttattattatgactATATATGACTCACATTCATgaatattctttattttcGAATCAGGTCGTGACGCAGACATAGCTGCAAAAAAGAGCATTAATAACAGAAGCACCCCCCGGACAGATTCAGTCACCTAATCATGGATCAAAATATCATACATCAAAACACATAGACAATACAACTATTTCTAGCCTAGCAACAAACCAATTCTCCCAaaggataagaaaatataCCCAAGTAGCAGCTCCAAAGCCTCTCGATTCCAAGAAAACTCAGCAGATGCCAATCTttgtccaatccaatccaaacaaaatcaatttcaatttctaaaaatccctaattttacaaaaaccctaatttggatttgaaaattgaaatcacaaACTAACCTAGAAAGTGACATTGATTTGAGGAAGAGGTGGAGGAGTTTGTGACAGAGACGATGATGGAGAGAGAGGTGACGAACACAAATGAGAAGGGTCCGAGGAGGTGGAGTGGAGGAGACTCTGTTACAAAAGGAGGCGACGATGACAAATGAGAAGAGACAGGCAATGACGAGATGAGGAGTTGGTAGAGAAGGAGGCAACGGCGAGATATGAGGTGAAGAAGATAGgcgaggtggaggaggaggacgatgacaagagaggagaagagaagagataggtattttttttttggtttgggagAAATGAGAGAAGAGAGGTGTCGAGAGGTGAAGGAAAGGAACTTGGTGGATTTAGTGTGGCCGGTTCTACATAGGTCCTGAAATAAGGCCCAATGAAACAACTACAcatgtaatttaatttaaataaataaataatatcgGTCGGTTGGGTAGAATCGTCggtatttaaataatattgaGAGAAGAGAGGTGTCGAGAGGTGAAGGAAAGGAACTTGGTGGATTTAGTGTGGCCGGTTCTACATAGGTCCTGAAATAAGGCCCAATGAAACAACTACAcatgtaatttaatttaaataaataaataatatcgGTCGGTTGGGTAGAATCGTCggtatttaaataatattgatTGGTCTTAGCCTCGGTTTGTTCGGTTCTAGTCAATGTCAGGTTTGACCACGATTTGGGAAAGTCGATTTCTCGGTTCGAGCGGTATTTCGGTAATAAAACCAAGCACTAATTTCATGGTTAAAAAATAGGGTAATTTGAAGGTGGAGTTGCAAAGTAACCATTTTACTCTTAAAAAATGGTTCAAGgcaattttcacaatttctaaaaaatttagaaactaAAAAACGTAGGGGATCAAAGtgtagttttaaaaaattaattttatcaaccaccacctcctcctccttgttTGACgagtttttattaaaaataactaaaatttaCCTTATACTTTCATAAAtgtcaatttttataaaaactttcaaaCATACATACTCTACTCAGTTAAACATACTCAAATGtcctcaaaacaaaaacacacgtaAACCTAAAACTGAACAAATAAACAATACACCACCATCCCTGCCTATCCTAGTTGTCAccactcttctctctcctcctttcTTTCAACAACTCACCACCTTGTCAACCTCCATGCCCAAGTCACTTTCCCCACCTCAAGGCCCCGATTCCCTAAGTCACACCCACCACCCCACcccaaaactatatatatatatatatatatataaatatatataactcCCAACAACATCTTCCCCAACCCAATAATTCCCTGGCCATTTGCCCCATCTCCAACCGCTCTCCCAAGATCTTCCACTCAACTACCCTACCCcatgcccttttttttaatcaacaaTGGTACTCCATTTGTTATCAATGTTGTAAATCAAGAACCACtccaaaaaaactaaacttgttcgaataaaaataaagggatTGCAATCCAGAGTATAGTTTTGAAAATAATCTATagcaaaattgaaaatatccGATATTGCTTAAGATGAGGTCTCCTTTCCCAATTACTTTCTAGTTTTTTCTTGATGCCGACTTCTTCAGCTTCATAGAGAACCAAATTCATGTATACATCAAAACCAATGATTCGGCCTTCAAtcaagagccaaatctaaatgCCAGCTTTACTTTGAAGgaactagaaaatcaaattaatgaGTTGGGTCATAATCCTTTCAACTTTTGCTTGCCATGGTTGCGAAATTCAATTGATTTCGCGTCACAGACAAAGGTTCTAGTCGATGAGACTTTGAAATCAAAGGagctcagtttttttttttttcttgttgggtGTAGCTTTTCCCTACGTCACTCACCTACTTTTATTTAAGGGAAATAGCCCTaaatgccaccatttttataattgtaattaaaaataccaccccttcccaatttttgtacaactatcacctataaatataaaattattgtccacttattgcaattttttcacaagtccagaaattttgttttctcttagCTCacacaactctctctctctctggcacaGCTCCCTACTATTTGGTATCTGTCTATCACAGCTCTCTGcgtctctcttggctctctctctgtctagcacaactctctgtctctctctttgctctctttctcatagcgcagctctttctctctctagcttcgtTATGTCTGTTTCTCCCCTATTCGATCTCTTGCTCTCTGTTTGGAATCGCGAACCCCTCCCTTTATCTATGTCTTCTGAATAGCTGCTTGCAACCTTGAAGCTCTAGTGGATTGCCGACCTCGAAAAGGTAGTGTGGAtggttattttgttaatatcagtgggattatgtgaaatgggttatagtttgattgtttgggtttgtgttaaattcattttggctttaatttctttgggttaggttttgttgaatattcatgCTCATTCATCTGGGTTTGTACCAATTGCATTTAGATTGGTCTGGATATAtgaatcttgaaacttgggattttCCATTTGATGTAGTAGATCTGTATAGTGTGATTCTGATGTGTTACTGGTGTAGTGCTGTTGTGTTCCTCTTATTTTACTGtcgtattgctgttatattgaCATTATATTGCTTCtatattgctgttatattgtggttatattgctattgtattgtatggttattgtggttatattgggttaatgaaatgttgttttgtcatggtcagaaatggagacaattgttattctcgtgtgctacaatggaaaatgggtcACCTCGAAGAAGATGTGCAAATACGAAGGGGGTGACTCAAAAGGCTTAATAGTTCCACGGACTATCAAATTTGTTGAACTGTTGGACCGTGTGCATCAGATTGGTAATACAAACAGCAGGGAAGACaaggtttgcttaaaattctcagttttggtggcctcgaatgagtggaagcacataaagattgaggacgatgatgatgtcaatttttttatgaagtacaATTCCGAGGTAACACCTTCAAAACTAGCTCCCTTACTCGTGAGTATAGAAGATAAAGGACTGACAAATGATGTAGTTCATAGTACGCATATCACGACAGATAGTAGTCGGATGGGTCATTCTTCAGTTGCCATTGTTGAAAGCAATGAAGTAACTTGGAATAATAAAATTGTCACTGACGTGGGAGGTGAAGTAGGGACAGATTTTATGgatatgattgattttagcgaggtggaggagatgcatggtggtgataatggtactgaaagaaatgaagtgtcAGTGTACTCTGCCCCTCCTAATTTGGGCTGCTTGAACACAGCTACCCAGTTGCCAATAATGCGTTTAGGAGGAGAATCTGAACCCACTCGTCAACATTATTGGAGTCAAATGGGTGAACAAAACCGGTACAATGAAGCCGGtgtaaatgatgaagaagcatATTTGGACAGCGGGTTTTCACGAAGTGATTGGAATCCGAAAATTACAGTTGGGCAAATTTTTTCTAGTAAGAAAGCATTGTTGACGGAGTTACGGTTCACGGCATTAAGAGGCCACTTTGAATTTAAGGTGCAATTCTCTTGCACTAAGAGGTTGCTTGTGGTTTGTTGTCAACGTCCATGCCCATGGCGGGTCCGAGCATCGAGAATTGGAGAATACAGCTTCATGATTGTGAGGTGTACAACTGTCCATGAATGTGATTTGAGGTTCGTAAGTGACAAGCATCGTCAAGCAACCGTAGCACTTGTAGCCACTTCACTTAAAAGGAAGTTGAAGGATTCTCGAACAATATACACACCAAGTGACATTATGAGAGATGTGAAACACAGCTTTGGTTGCACCATCCATTATTCGAAAGCTTGGAAAGCAAGGGAGTTAGCTCTATTGTCCATTAGAGGATCAGCGGAGGAGGcatattatatccttccagctTATTGCTATGAATTGGAGCGTATGAATCCTGGCACAAAAACACACATCCAAACTGATGAGAACAATCactttgtgtatttatttatggcgGTTGGCGCATGTATTAGAGGGTTCCGTTCTTCCATGCGCCCAGTGATAGCCGTGGATGCCACTCATTTAAAATCCAAGTACAAGGGTGTTATGTTTGTAGCAAATGCATTCGATGGTAATCGAAATATATATCCTCTTGCTTTtgggatcggggatttggAGACGGATGCATCATGGCATTGGTTTTTCACTAAACTTCATGAAGCCATTGGTGAGTGTCCCAATCTTGTTATTATTTCTGATCGCAATGTTAGCATAGAGAATGTGTGGAACAAAATTTTTCCAACTGCACAACATGGCATATGCTTTTATCATATGAAGGGGAACATGAAACGCACTTGCAAGTTGAAAAAGCGTGATCACATACTTATGCACTTTGAGCAGGCTGCGAAATCTTATTCCATTGCTGAATTTGATTGTCATTTTCGCAACATCAAGCGAAAGGAACATGTTGCTCAATATCTTGAAGAGGCAGGGTTACATAAGTGGTCTAGAGCTCACATGGATGGACGCCGCTACAATGTAAtgacaacaaatattgcggAGTCAATCAACTCAGTCCTTAGGTTTGCAAGGATGCTGCCAGTGGTTCATTTGATAGGGGAAATTGTTAATCTCCTTGTGAAATGGTTCACCGAACGTCGTGAGTTGGCTTTGAATTGCACAACAACATTGTGCCCCAATTTCGGAGAGAAGAAGTTGAGGAACAGGTTGGAGAATGCTGCAAGGATGAATAtggttaaattaaataatgcaCAGTTTAATGTTTTGGACGGTGATAAGGACGGCCTCGTAGATTTGACGAACAACAGTTGTAGTTGTAGAAAGTTTCAGCTTGAGCAGCTACCTTGCAAGCATGTAGTTGTAGTTTGCCGCTTCTTGAAAGTAAATGTATACTCAAAGGCTTCTCGGTATTACACTCGAAAAACCTGGATGGATGCTTATTCGGATACCATCTACCCGGTACAACCTCACGGAATGTGGGATATTCCTGAAGATGTTCGAAGTCGAGTTGTGCTGCCTCCCATGGCAAGGGTCATGCCAGGCAGACGAAAGAAGATAAGAATTCCCTCGCAAGGAAAGGGCACCATTAGAAGAAAGTGCTCAAGGTGCGGTTCCGCAGGCCACAATAAAAGCACCTGTAAAAACAATATTCCATTGCGCAATGTATCTTAACAATATGATTTGTGTTGCTTTGGTAGGTCATGTAAACTCTACTTTTATTCGTGGTGGGTTTCGTGTTATGTTGAATgggaattcttttaaatttgcataatttcGGTTGCATTGCTACAGCATGTTGTATTGCTGacagattgctattatattgTACGTTTATTGCACTGGTATTGCTTCCAGATTGCTATTATAATTTGAGTGCGAAATTAAAGGGACTGGAATGTAATTCCAAATGGATCCAAAACATTAAAGTTCTTAGAATTCCTTTATTACACATTTACTGTGATACTCCGACTATACCTTCTTTTCTGATTACAAATTCGGCCGATGCATAGGCCAGATGTGGGGCAAATATAAGGTGAAATGTCCTGTGTGTTTGACTACATATACTTGTTGAAGGAGCATTACGAATGTCAACCTCAATAGATTGCTCATGTCTTGCCAAGAACACTCTTGAATTTATGCAATGTGCCCAAGCCAGTCCCAAAGCTGGACTCACCCGTCTGCCTGATGTGTCCAGGGACTCCAAGTTTCCCAACCTCACCCCATTCACTCCATCATGTGGCCCAATAAAATCCACCACTTGGTTGGTGACAACCACCGCCAACCCAAACTTATTTGCTAAACCCTTCAATGTCCCAGATATGTTGAAGAACATTTCAGACCGCCGTTTCAAATCTGCCGGTGTTGTCTGATACTGTGATCGAAACAATGCAGCAATGGAATCAATGACAATGAGTTTCACAGGTAGGCGGGTGTGATCAATGGCAATAAATGCTTCTATGTCTCCAAGGACATGGATGAGTTGGTGAGCATCATGAACACCATGAACATATATGTCTTCCAATGGCTCCAACCTTATTAAGTTGGGGTATGATGCATGATAAAGGTTGCCTAGTTGTTGCAAGCGACGAAATGGGAAGCTGAATTCTGTGA belongs to Prunus persica cultivar Lovell chromosome G4, Prunus_persica_NCBIv2, whole genome shotgun sequence and includes:
- the LOC109948994 gene encoding NAD-specific glutamate dehydrogenase-like, translated to MSLSRLASAEFSWNREALELLLGGDIEDTIVINIKGNIGSSNTLGTWRKVIQDEFAQKVIIRSRCTLTFINGDSAATLVIKDGGGDMIHYDGNSRVSENKNSHGTFFAIHYAK
- the LOC109948736 gene encoding uncharacterized protein LOC109948736; translation: MRLGGESEPTRQHYWSQMGEQNRYNEAGVNDEEAYLDSGFSRSDWNPKITVGQIFSSKKALLTELRFTALRGHFEFKVQFSCTKRLLVVCCQRPCPWRVRASRIGEYSFMIVRCTTVHECDLRFVSDKHRQATVALVATSLKRKLKDSRTIYTPSDIMRDVKHSFGCTIHYSKAWKARELALLSIRGSAEEAYYILPAYCYELERMNPGTKTHIQTDENNHFVYLFMAVGACIRGFRSSMRPVIAVDATHLKSKYKGVMFVANAFDGNRNIYPLAFGIGDLETDASWHWFFTKLHEAIGECPNLVIISDRNVSIENVWNKIFPTAQHGICFYHMKGNMKRTCKLKKRDHILMHFEQAAKSYSIAEFDCHFRNIKRKEHVAQYLEEAGLHKWSRAHMDGRRYNVMTTNIAESINSVLRFARMLPVVHLIGEIVNLLVKWFTERRELALNCTTTLCPNFGEKKLRNRLENAARMNMVKLNNAQFNVLDGDKDGLVDLTNNSCSCRKFQLEQLPCKHVVVVCRFLKVNVYSKASRYYTRKTWMDAYSDTIYPVQPHGMWDIPEDVRSRVVLPPMARVMPGRRKKIRIPSQGKGTIRRKCSRCGSAGHNKSTCKNNIPLRNVS
- the LOC109948737 gene encoding DNA repair protein XRCC3 homolog, translated to MTPQNLMLLPLSTPKLSIGCPILDHCLGGGIPCNSITELVGESGSGKTQLCLQLTVRAQLPPSHGGLGGSSVYIFTEFSFPFRRLQQLGNLYHASYPNLIRLEPLEDIYVHGVHDAHQLIHVLGDIEAFIAIDHTRLPVKLIVIDSIAALFRSQYQTTPADLKRRSEMFFNISGTLKGLANKFGLAVVVTNQVVDFIGPHDGVNGVRLGNLESLDTSGRRVSPALGLAWAHCINSRVFLARHEQSIEVDIRNAPSTSICSQTHRTFHLIFAPHLAYASAEFVIRKEGIVGVSQ